Proteins co-encoded in one Neodiprion lecontei isolate iyNeoLeco1 chromosome 3, iyNeoLeco1.1, whole genome shotgun sequence genomic window:
- the LOC107221470 gene encoding zinc finger protein 468: MRLKTIPRQRMTVNLTKTIAQDARKEFLDIGKHTQIHEIRKKSEASVREGSKRSTGVHESRDFSTSKSSPLELFYHVPRVKNRVEDTFGAMNLSVKDSVKLCSEEEKPSGSSASETAYCGSNSSEEFAGSMLYQIMTDPTFVDNIRQNKQAKKLTCQFCKEKFGSSREMDDHLESRGMNEHNQITCCACKKTFGQKRYLRYHQRCHIEKNKYPCGLCPRMYTRMDNLTRHRTFHTNPDKYPCNICERSFSRKDLMTKHLKTHEGKKFNCKLCKQSFYNYVDLQTHRLVSHMKNNRT, from the exons ATGCGACTGAAAACCATACCCAGACAAAGAATGACCGTAAATCTTACAAAAACTATCGCACAAGACGCGAGGAAAGAATTTTTGGATATTGGGAAACACACTCAAATACACGAAATACGAAAG AAATCCGAAGCAAGTGTGCGAGAGGGGTCCAAACGTTCAACCGGCGTACACGAATCGAGGGATTTTAGCACCAGCAAATCGTCTCCCTTAGAATTATTCTACCACGTGCCCAGAGTCAAGAATCGCGTGGAAGACACTTTTGGAGCCATGAATTTGAGCGTCAAAGATAGCGTCAAGCTTTGCAGCGAGGAGGAAAAGCCGAGCGGGTCATCAGCGTCCGAAACCGCGTACTGCGGAAGCAATAGCAGCGAGGAATTCGCCGGAAGTATGCTTTATCAGATAATGACGGATCCTACGTTCGTTGATAATATCCGTCAAAACAAACAGGCGAAGAAGCTGACTTGCCAGTTCTGCAAGGAGAAATTTGGCAGCAGCAGGGAGATGGACGATCACCTCGAATCTCGCGGTATGAACGAGCACAATCAGATCACCTGCTGCGCCTGCAAGAAAACCTTTGGGCAAAAAAGATATCTTCGATACCATCAGAGGTGTCATATCGAGAAGAATAAATACCCGTGTGGCCTCTGCCCGAGAATGTATACTAGAATGGACAATCTGACGCGACACAGGACCTTTCACACAAACCCTGACAAGTATCCGTGCAATATTTGCGAAAGGTCATTTTCCAGAAAAGACTTGATGACCAAACATCTCAAGACTCACGAGGGAAAAAAGTTCAACTGCAAGCTTTGCAAACAATCTTTTTATAATTACGTCGACTTGCAAACTCACAGATTGGTATCgcatatgaaaaataatcgtacataa